GTAGGAACCGCAGCACCCCCTCCCCTTCCCTCCCCTCAAGGGGGAGGGAAGGGGAGGGGCCTCACGTCCCGAGACAAACTGGCTCGAAGCGACCGACGTAACCACTCCCGCCTGCGCGGGGGTGACACCGGGAAAAACAAAGCACCTATCGGCAAATCCAGGGCACCGCTTTCGTGGGCAAAAGTTAGTATTGACAGGTGATAGTCCCTGTGATGATCTTTGGATGCTGAACAGGGAGGATTGGCATGCAGAAGCGCTTCGCGGACCAGGTGGCCGTCATCACCGGCGGGGCGGGCGGCATTGGCCTTGCGGTGGCGAAGAAGCTGGCGGAGGGCGGCGCCCGGCTGGCGCTCTGGGATGTCAGCGAAGCGGCGCTCGCGGCGGCCCGCGCCCTGCTTCCCCAGGCCGAGACCTATATCGTCGACATTGCCGATTACGCCTCCGTCGAGGCGGCCGTGGCCGCTACCGAGGCGCATTTCGGCCGCATCGATATCCTGGTCAATTCCGCCGGGATCGCCGGCAAGAACGCGCCGCTCGACGAATATGAGATCGCGGAATGGCGCCGCGTCATCGAGATCGACCTGAACGGGACATTCTTCGTCAACCGCGCGGTGCTGCCGGGAATGAAGGCGCGCGATTACGGGCGCATCGTCAACATCGCCTCAATTGCCGGCAAGGAAGGCAATCCCAATGCCAGCGCCTATGCCGCCGCCAAGGCCGGCGTCATCGGCATGACCAAGGCGGTGGGCAAGGAATGCGCCAAATACGACATCGCCATCAACGCCGTCACTCCGGCCACCGCCAAGACCGATATTCTCAACGAACTCAAACCGGAATTCATTGACTACATGCTCAACCGCATTCCGCGCGGGCGCTTCCTGGAAGTCGAGGAGGCCGCGAGCATGATCGCCTGGCTGTGCAGTGCCGAAAACAGCTTCACCACCGCCTCGGTCTTCGACCTGTCGGGCGGTCGCGCAACCTATTGAGCCGGAGTTGATCCATGGGCGCAGTCAGCATCCAGTCGATCCAGAAGATTTATAACAAGCTGACCGTCATTCCGGACCTGTCCCTCGATATCAGGGACGGGGAGTTCCTGGTCCTGGTCGGGCCGTCCGGCTGCGGCAAGTCGACCTTGCTGCGCATGATCGCCGGCCTTGAGGATATCAGCTCGGGCAATATTTCGATCTCGGGCCGCCTGATAAATAACGTGGCGCCGAAAGATCGCGACATCGCCATGGTGTTCCAGTCCTATGCGCTCTATCCGCATATGACCGTCGAGGAGAATATGAGCTTCGCCCTGCGGCTCAAGGGCGTCTCCAAGCAAGATCGGGCCGTCCAGGTGGCCCAGGCCGCCGAAATCCTCGGCCTGACCCCGTTGCTCAAGCGGCTGCCGCGCCAATTGTCGGGCGGGCAGCGCCAGCGCGTCGCCATGGGCCGCGCCATTGTGCGCAATCCGCAGGTCTATCTGTTCGACGAGCCGCTTTCCAATCTGGACGCCAAGCTCCGCGTGCAGATGCGCAGCGAAATCAAGCTCAACCATGCCCGCCTGAAGACCACCACCGTCTATGTGACGCATGACCAGATCGAGGCCATGACCATGGCCGACCGCATCGTGGTGATGAATGCCGGGCGCATCGAGCAGGTCGGCTCGCCGCTCGAGCTTTACGACCGTCCGGCAAATCTGTTCGTGGCCGGCTTCATCGGCTCCCCGGCCATGAACTTCCTGCCGGTCGCGGCTGCAGCCGGGCAATTGCGCCTGACCGACGGCACCGCCCTGCCCTTCGACGGCCCGATTGACGGCACCGGCGCATCGCTCATCGCCGGCATCCGCCCGGAGCATTTCGTCATCGCCGATAATGGCTTGGCGGCCGAGGTCATGACGGTCGAGCCGACCGGCGCCGAAACCCAGATTCTCGCCCGGGTGGCGGGCCACGACATTCTCGTCTCGTTCCGCGACCGCATCGACGTCGCGGCGGGCGATCGCCTGCATTTGCAGCCGCTGGCCGACAAGGTCCATCTGTTCGACGAGACCAGCGGCCAGCGCCTTTCCTGAAATCTATCGAGGATATCAAGCATGACGATCCAGCGTATCGAACCGGGCCAGCACTTCGCCGCTGCCGTCGCCGGCGGCGGGCATCTCTACATTTCCGGCACCATTGCCCGGACCCATGACGCCTCGATCGAAGTGCAGACGCAAGAAGTGCTGGACCGTCTGGACGAATTGCTGGCCCAGGGCGGCACCGACAAGTCCCGATTGCTGTCCGTCACCATCTACCTGCCGCATATCCGCGACTACGAAGCGATGAACCGCGTGTGGGACCAATGGATCGACCCGCAGAACAAGCCTGCCCGCGCGACGGTCGAAGCCCGCCTGGCCATTGAAAGCCTGCGCGTGGAAATCGCCGCCGTGGCGCTGTTGCCCTGACGGCGTCCCGCCGTCTTCATCCCCGATCCGGGCGAGGGGTAAGTCCCGGATCTTCCCGTCGGTAACACCGACATATTGCCTGCATAAGTCACGAATGGAGGGATTAATGACTATCGACCACAACAAGACCAGGACCGGCATGGATCGCCGCTCCTTCCTGCGCGGCTCGACCGCTGCGGCGCTCGGGCTCGCAATCGTGCCCGGCCTGATGTCCAGCACGGCCCATGCCGCCTTCGACGGCACGCTCGACATGCTGGCCTGGGACTTCCAGCCCGACATGATCAAGGTGCTGGTGGAGGATTGGACCGCTCAGGGCAATGCCGGCGTCGACCTCGCCGTCATCCCCAATGTGGGCTATTCCCCCGCGATCCAGACCCGCCTGCGCGGCGGCGACAGGATCGATCTGTTCTACAACTTCGCCTACAATTCGCAGAAATTCATCGATGAGGGCTGGGCCACGACGCTGAACGGCCTGCCGGGCGTCGACGATCTGCTGGCCGACATGTTCGAAAGCGCCCGCGCCCGTCACGTGAACGCCGCCGGCGACATCATCTCCATTCCCTATTTCTCCGCCGTGCATACGCTGCACTACAATGAGAGCTATCTCGCCGAGGCGGGAATCGAGAACGTGCCGGCCACCCTGGCCGAGATCTACGACGCCTCAGTCAAGCTGCGCGAGGCCGGCGTCGCCGAGGCGCCTTACCTGGCCTATTGGGTCAAGGAATTCTGCGAGGAATACCTGCACACCTATCTGCTCAACGAAGGCATCGAGGCCTTCGACGCCGCCGGCAAGCCGATCTTCGGCGACGATCCGCGCACCGTCGGCGTCTTCGAATGGTGGCAGAAGATGTATCGCGAAGGGCTGGCGCCGTCCTCGGTGCTGACCGACGATCCGGGCAAGCTCTCCAACGAAATGGCCCAGGGCAGCGCCGCCTTCTACGTGCTGCACCATTATTTCCTGACCTCGATCCGGGCGCTCGAAGGCCCGCAATCGGCCAATGTGAAGCTCGCGCCGATCGGTGGCGACAATTACACCCTGCAGATCGGCGAAGTGCTGCAACTGGGCCAGATCGACGACGAGGAGCGCCGCCTGGCCGCCTGGGATCTGGCCAAATATTACGGCTGGAAGGATAGCGAGGGCAAGTTCACGGTGTTCCGCTCCTGGGCCGAGGCCGCCGGCCTGGCCGCGCCCTATCCGGGCTTCTTCACCGACCCGGACGTGATCGCCGCCTTCGCGGATTATTACGACCTCGATGGCCTGTCGGAAATCTTCGACAGCGGGTCCAAGGTGGTGCCGGCCCGCACCATGCCCTGGTATCCCGACTTCCAGGCCCGCGTGGGCGATGTGATCCACGCCATGCTGCTGGGCCAGGCCACGCCGCAGGAAACCGTTGATGCCCTGACCGCCGCCGCCAATGCGGCCCAGAGCGGTCCAAGCCTCTAGATCAGGGCCTCATGGGCCAGCGGCCCGTTATGGATATCGGACATGACAACTTCATACTCTAACGGGTCGCTGGTTCGGGATGACGCCTGGTTCGGCTTCAAAATGAGTTCAGTGGCGGCCTTCATGATGGCCGCCCTGCTGGTAATCCCCTCGGCGCTTACGGTGATCTACAGCCTGCACAATGTGCCGGCCAATGGTTCGAGCTTCGGCGAATTCGTCGGGTTCAGGAATTACGAGATCATCTTCACCAGCAGCGTCTTCTGGCGCTCGGTCTGGGTGACGCTGGTCTTCTCGGTCGGGTTCGTGGTCCTCTCGACCGTGATCGGCTTCGCCATGGCGCTGCTGCTCAACCAGAATTTCTTCGGCCGCGGTGTGGCCCGCGCCCTGTTGATCATTCCATGGGCCACGCCCTGGCTGGTGATCGGCATCCTCTGGAAATGGTATGCCGACGGCAGCGTTGGCGGCCTGAATGCCCTGCTGGTCGGCTTGGGGCTCACCAGCGAATACAAGAATTTCCTCGCCGACCCGAACACGGCCCTGTTCATCGCCATCATCGCGGCGGTGTGGCGTCAGGCCAGCTTTGCCGGCATCCTGCTGCTCGCGGGATTGCAGACGCTGCCCAGCGAGCTCTATGAAGCCGCCGAGCTCGATGGCGCCAATTGGCTGCAACGTCTGCAAAACGTCACCATTCCCTGGCTTCGGCCGGTGCTG
This genomic stretch from Devosia sp. YIM 151766 harbors:
- a CDS encoding SDR family NAD(P)-dependent oxidoreductase → MQKRFADQVAVITGGAGGIGLAVAKKLAEGGARLALWDVSEAALAAARALLPQAETYIVDIADYASVEAAVAATEAHFGRIDILVNSAGIAGKNAPLDEYEIAEWRRVIEIDLNGTFFVNRAVLPGMKARDYGRIVNIASIAGKEGNPNASAYAAAKAGVIGMTKAVGKECAKYDIAINAVTPATAKTDILNELKPEFIDYMLNRIPRGRFLEVEEAASMIAWLCSAENSFTTASVFDLSGGRATY
- the ugpC gene encoding sn-glycerol-3-phosphate ABC transporter ATP-binding protein UgpC, with the protein product MGAVSIQSIQKIYNKLTVIPDLSLDIRDGEFLVLVGPSGCGKSTLLRMIAGLEDISSGNISISGRLINNVAPKDRDIAMVFQSYALYPHMTVEENMSFALRLKGVSKQDRAVQVAQAAEILGLTPLLKRLPRQLSGGQRQRVAMGRAIVRNPQVYLFDEPLSNLDAKLRVQMRSEIKLNHARLKTTTVYVTHDQIEAMTMADRIVVMNAGRIEQVGSPLELYDRPANLFVAGFIGSPAMNFLPVAAAAGQLRLTDGTALPFDGPIDGTGASLIAGIRPEHFVIADNGLAAEVMTVEPTGAETQILARVAGHDILVSFRDRIDVAAGDRLHLQPLADKVHLFDETSGQRLS
- a CDS encoding RidA family protein; protein product: MTIQRIEPGQHFAAAVAGGGHLYISGTIARTHDASIEVQTQEVLDRLDELLAQGGTDKSRLLSVTIYLPHIRDYEAMNRVWDQWIDPQNKPARATVEARLAIESLRVEIAAVALLP
- a CDS encoding ABC transporter substrate-binding protein, with the protein product MTIDHNKTRTGMDRRSFLRGSTAAALGLAIVPGLMSSTAHAAFDGTLDMLAWDFQPDMIKVLVEDWTAQGNAGVDLAVIPNVGYSPAIQTRLRGGDRIDLFYNFAYNSQKFIDEGWATTLNGLPGVDDLLADMFESARARHVNAAGDIISIPYFSAVHTLHYNESYLAEAGIENVPATLAEIYDASVKLREAGVAEAPYLAYWVKEFCEEYLHTYLLNEGIEAFDAAGKPIFGDDPRTVGVFEWWQKMYREGLAPSSVLTDDPGKLSNEMAQGSAAFYVLHHYFLTSIRALEGPQSANVKLAPIGGDNYTLQIGEVLQLGQIDDEERRLAAWDLAKYYGWKDSEGKFTVFRSWAEAAGLAAPYPGFFTDPDVIAAFADYYDLDGLSEIFDSGSKVVPARTMPWYPDFQARVGDVIHAMLLGQATPQETVDALTAAANAAQSGPSL
- a CDS encoding sugar ABC transporter permease, with translation MTTSYSNGSLVRDDAWFGFKMSSVAAFMMAALLVIPSALTVIYSLHNVPANGSSFGEFVGFRNYEIIFTSSVFWRSVWVTLVFSVGFVVLSTVIGFAMALLLNQNFFGRGVARALLIIPWATPWLVIGILWKWYADGSVGGLNALLVGLGLTSEYKNFLADPNTALFIAIIAAVWRQASFAGILLLAGLQTLPSELYEAAELDGANWLQRLQNVTIPWLRPVLITVTVLNIIYAFLQFDVIFAMTQGGPGDATQVLSVLIYRQLFVVTQIGLGSALAVVLGVAALIGGLVTVKLLYRGESAT